One window from the genome of Octopus sinensis unplaced genomic scaffold, ASM634580v1 Contig08738, whole genome shotgun sequence encodes:
- the LOC115227957 gene encoding uncharacterized protein LOC115227957, which translates to MGVKRIILWKFIINLLKTENKAIEWKNKSMGIFVITDGDLLAYWWGQCKQNPSMNEQKLLRALRTYYKYPKILKKVPHSRNTYMFLNQKTEQIRTHKSPEQTKEITIPNISYPQYTIQKDKIQPQILLCMSVSTVSREANPTGLPAGDLNKSDVAGAGQLALGLDEVTRETIPDPAGSGNMPTNLHSLNAIISEANCSSESAWVSEIVRVTKQRLRRIPRGGWKAIVGKFNSKFSKDLNVGQVKSMLKPRKYDKRAEVEEVDQSIFSKIDVSMFGKCLRTRTGSDWKEKIHKEVSNLQARLNLVNLYAKQELPNADKKELFDTLCAYGYKKSKKGELVRIRLAIQDMIRIKEKKILMHKSRTEFRKDNWCFELNRKRFYRQVSGDKMLAEFEFSDNDCLSFSKQVWSKKNPPKPAGFVNRRVTGIESAPSELTEEFIKQTIKWSNDWKTCGCDGVYNFFIKRFDSLHGYLCREVNRIVNKEHIPEDWFYTGVTYMIPKKEVCENPRDLRPITCMPALYKLVTKCVNIKLSDYVDAFGLVSENQLGTRRQCQGAKEQALINQCINREYGNNLCASWVDVKKAFDSVDHEFLFYVLDCSGIPLWITNFIKSLVERWTVCLHFGKKRIGAVKLNCGILQGDALSPQLFVLVMDPLSRILNSKFPKLWIDQEDPSMLVYSTNHLFFVDDLKILAQKEETVIKMMDTIVEYFEVAGLEMNSQKSATNLESLEGCRTLDGIEGYRYLGVLEDRGSNVQKQKVLETILENVKKRVTGLAKTKLNSANLFKAINEYALSLYNYYIGLINIEPFEFDDIDLEIRRLFTTLKIHLKPANKERLYLSRKCMGRGLTSIAFKSELMLLHFLETLEKKSAICPRRSGILRVIKKEKPHMATIAGFLASKYGLTDKQSITDKSLREAHVQYLSNKIKNKSLHSVLFRFKEDSNSDLKMSSEWLYKGNNTPRSEALYCLLQDRNLFFSSARGALCDHCKKAKKTVDHMATRCNRMLNSDYVRRHNEVVRCIHLHVCRQFGIKKTGKLKSHSVQSSLSTRNVEIRVDTPILTDTQVQFNKPDIFIYDRLKNEITIIEVGITSQERLKQTEVEKLHKYDLLAGELKMLYGASPNYSDCADVGRGGFNVLQSLYGEVIR; encoded by the exons ATGGGTGTAAAACGAATAATACTTTGGAAATTTATTATCAACcttttaaaaactgaaaacaaagcAATTGAATGGAAAAATAAATCTATGGGAATATTTGTGATCACCGATGGAGATTTGCTGGCATATTGGTGGGGACAATGTAAACAAAACCCTTCCATGaacgaacaaaaacttttgagGGCTCTCAGAACATACTACAAATAtccaaaaattcttaaaaaagtaCCTCATTCGAGAAATACCTACATGTTCCTAAATCAAAAAACAGAACAAATCCGAACACATAAGTCACCGGAGCAGACTAAAGAGATAACCATCCCCAATATATCGTATCCCCAATACACTATTCAGAAAGACAAAATCCAGCCACAAATCT TGTTGTGCATGTCTGTTTCTACTGTATCAAGAGAAGCAAATCCTACGGGCCTTCCTGCTGGAGATTTAAACAAAAGTGATGTGGCGGGCGCAGGACAACTGGCTCTAGGGCTGGACGAAGTCACAAGAGAAACTATTCCTGATCCTGCAGGTTCTGGGAATATGCCAACAAACCTGCACTCTCTCAACGCGATCATAAGTGAAGCCAATTGCTCCTCTGAAAGTGCATGGGTGTCCGAAATTGTGCGAGTCACAAAGCAACGGTTGCGCAGGATCCCAAGAGGCGGGTGGAAAGCTATCGTTGGGAAGTTCAACTCCAAATTCTCTAAAGATCTGAATGTTGGTCAAGTCAAATCAATGCTGAAGCCCCGGAAGTATGACAAAAGAGCTGAAGTTGAAGAAGTTGACCAATCTATATTTTCGAAGATTGATGTATCTATGTTCGGGAAGTGTCTGA GAACAAGAACAGGCTCTGACTGGAAGGAGAAAATCCACAAGGAAGTATCCAACTTGCAGGCCAGATTAAATCTTGTCAATCTCTATGCGAAACAAGAATTACCTAATGCCGACAAGAAGGAGCTATTTGACACTCTCTGTGCGTATGGGTATAAGAAATCGAAAAAGGGGGAACTGGTGAGAATTAGATTGGCCATACAAGATATGAttcgaataaaagaaaagaagatattgATGCATAAATCCAGGACCGAATTTCGAAAGGACAACTGGTGCTTCGAGTTGAATCGGAAAAGATTTTATAGGCAAGTATCAGGAGATAAGATGCTCGCTGAGTTTGAGTTCAGTGACAATGATTGCTTGTCCTTCTCGAAGCAGGTCTGGTCCAAGAAGAACCCTCCTAAGCCAGCTGGGTTCGTGAACAGGAGGGTCACCGGTATCGAGAGTGCACCCTCGGAGTTAACTGAGGAATTCATTAAACAGACAATTAAGTGGTCCAACGACTGGAAGACATGTGGATGCGATGGAGTGTATAATTTCTTCATCAAAAGATTTGACTCACTACATGGATACCTGTGTCGGGAAGTGAACAGAATAGTTAATAAGGAACACATCCCTGAAGACTGGTTCTATACGGGCGTCACTTACATGATTCCGAAAAAAGAAGTTTGTGAAAATCCCCGTGATTTGCGCCCAATAACGTGCATGCCTGCTCTCTATAAACTTGTGACAAAATGTGTAAACATCAAACTCTCTGATTATGTGGATGCGTTCGGCTTGGTCTCTGAAAATCAATTGGGAACGAGGAGACAATGTCAGGGTGCTAAGGAACAAGCCCTTATCAATCAGTGCATAAATCGAGAATATGGCAATAATCTCTGTGCATCATGGGTGGATGTTAAGAAAGCCTTCGATTCGGTGGATCACGAATTCCTGTTTTATGTGTTGGACTGCTCGGGAATTCCTTTATGGATAACCAACTTTATTAAAAGCCTGGTGGAGAGGTGGACAGTTTGCCTTCATTTTGGGAAAAAGAGAATTGGGGCTGTTAAATTGAATTGTGGAATTCTACAGGGAGACGCCTTATCCCCGCAATTGTTCGTACTGGTAATGGATCCACTGAGCAGAATACTTAATTCCAAATTTCCCAAGCTGTGGATTGATCAGGAAGACCCCAGTATGCTGGTATACTCTACGAACCACCTATTTTTTGTTGACGACTTAAAGATTCTTGCACAGAAAGAAGAAACTGTCATTAAAATGATGGATACTATTGTTGAGTACTTTGAAGTTGCGGGGCTTGAAATGAACTCTCAGAAGTCCGCGACTAATCTAGAATCATTGGAGGGCTGCAGAACTCTGGATGGAATCGAAGGCTATCGATACCTGGGAGTGCTTGAAGACCGGGGAAGcaatgtacaaaaacaaaaagtgttGGAGACAATCCTCGAGAATGTTAAAAAAAGAGTTACTGGATTAGCAAAGACAAAACTAAACTCAGCGAACCTCTTCAAAGCAATCAACGAGTATGCCCTGTCTTTATATAATTACTACATTGGGCTAATCAATATTGAACCTTTCGAATTCGACGATATTGATCTCGAAATACGAAGATTATTTACAACACTGAAAATACACCTGAAGCCAGCCAATAAAGAGCGGCTATACCTCTCAAGAAAGTGCATGGGAAGGGGGTTGACATCAATTGCGTTTAAAAGTGAACTAATGCTGCTTCATTTTCTGGAAACCTTGGAGAAGAAGTCGGCTATCTGTCCTAGGAGGTCGGGGATCCTGCgggttattaaaaaagaaaaaccgcaTATGGCGACAATCGCAGGATTTCTTGCCTCTAAATACGGATTGACTGATAAACAATCTATCACTGACAAATCCCTGAGAGAGGCTCATGTACAATATTTGTccaacaaaataaagaacaagtCACTCCATTCAGTCCTGTTCAGGTTTAAAGAAGACTCTAACTCCGACCTCAAAATGTCTAGCGAGTGGCTGTACAAAGGGAACAATACACCAAGGAGTGAAGCTTTGTATTGCCTCTTGCAAgatagaaatttgtttttttcttctgcgcGTGGTGCGCTGTGTGATCATTGCAAAAAAGCTAAGAAGACAGTAGACCACATGGCTACACGGTGCAACAGAATGCTAAACAGTGACTATGTGAGAAGGCACAATGAGGTTGTGAGATGCATCCATTTGCACGTATGCAGACAGTTTGGAATAAAGAAAACTGGGAAACTAAAGTCTCACTCAGTACAATCTAGTTTATCGACTCGAAATGTTGAGATAAGAGTAGATACGCCAATATTGACTGATACGCAAGTTCAGTTCAATAAGCCAGATATCTTTATCTATGACAGATtgaagaatgagatcaccataatTGAGGTGGGGATTACATCGCAGGAGAGACTCAAACAAACCGAAGTTGAGAAACTGCATAAATACGATTTGCTGGCTGGAGAACTAAAGATGCTTTACGGGGCCAGTCCGAATTATTCCGATTGTGCTGACGTGGGACGGGGTGGTTTCAACGTGTTACAAAGCCTATATGGAGAAGTTATCCGTTGA
- the LOC115227958 gene encoding deaminated glutathione amidase, chloroplastic/cytosolic-like has protein sequence MLTRIAAIQLQCTSNIDQNISKITHLAKQAQNAGAKMAFLPECFDFVESSVEESYSQADLITGRVITQICSLAKESKMWFSLGGFHTKFHVGNLISPRLKNTHLIIDSDGKIVETYQKINLFDMPGKYQESEVIDGGNTLVSPVETPAGLLGLQIVKKRFKTLLSALIYVFQNLL, from the coding sequence ATGTTGACTCGAATAGCGGCCATACAGCTTCAATGCACAAGCAATATCGATCAAAATATCTCAAAAATTACTCATCTTGCAAAACAGGCTCAAAATGCCGGTGCAAAAATGGCATTTCTCCCCGAATGCTTTGATTTCGTTGAGTCGTCAGTCGAAGAATCTTACAGTCAAGCAGACCTGATTACCGGACGAGTCATCACCCAAATCTGTTCTTTGGCTAAAGAATCAAAAATGTGGTTTTCATTGGGCGGTTTTcatacaaaatttcatgttggaaaTTTGATATCCCCAAGATTAAAAAACACGCATCTCATAATTGATTCAGACGGGAAAATAGTGGAAACATACCAAAAAATTAATCTTTTTGATATGCCTGGGAAATATCAAGAAAGTGAAGTCATTGATGGTGGGAATACACTCGTATCGCCCGTGGAAACTCCCGCGGGTTTGTTAGGACTTCAAATAGTAAAAAAACGTTTTAAAACATTGCTTAGTGCTTTGATCTACGTTTTCCAGAATTTGCTCTAA
- the LOC115227959 gene encoding general transcription factor II-I repeat domain-containing protein 2B-like, which translates to METTVKIINFIRAKPLQRRLFQLFLEQVDAIYGDLPLHCDIRWLSKGLILSRFRELLSYIKEFSKENNKNWHFLENPDWLINLAFLTDITSKLNELNLELQGKNRYIIDMISSINAFIMKLELWISQIRKENFTHFPNIEDEFTKQLVNKNHYVNEFAMVLEKIMNEFNNRFSDFKKITILCSFFVSPFMDVDIENISEEFSKIFDVDRRKSQIEIINLKNDITLKLHSNVNMWKFMSQEKYPILIDSYQRILSCFGSTYLSETSFSSMKMIKSQYRTRLTDDHLGDCMRIAISLYEPEFEIIASELQCQKSH; encoded by the coding sequence aTGGAGACAAcagttaaaattattaatttcatcCGAGCCAAGCCCCTACAAAGAAGATTATTTCAACTTTTTCTAGAACAAGTCGATGCAATCTATGGCGATCTACCTTTACATTGTGACATAAGATGGTTAAGCAAGGGATTAATTCTCAGTCGTTTCAGAGAATTATTATCATACATTAAAGAATTTTctaaagaaaacaacaagaatTGGCATTTTCTTGAAAATCCTGATTGGCTAATAAACTTGGCATTTTTAACCGATATTACCAGCAAACTGAATGAACTCAATTTAGAATTACAGGGAAAGAATAGATATATTATCGATATGATCAGTTCAATAAATGCTTTCATAATGAAGTTGGAATTATGGATATCTcaaatcagaaaagaaaattttacccATTTTCCTAACATTGAAGATGAATTCACAAAACAACTTGTGAATAAAAATCATTATGTCAATGAATTTGCTATGGtactagaaaaaataatgaacgaGTTTAATAACAGATTTAGCGATTTCAAGAAAATTACTATATTATGCAGTTTCTTTGTTTCTCCGTTCATGGATGTAGACATCGAAAATATTTCAGAAGAATTTAGCAAGATTTTTGACGTTGATCGAAGAAAAAGtcaaatagaaattataaatctaaaaaaTGACATCACTTTAAAATTACATTCAAATGTCAACATGTGGAAATTTATGTCTCAGGAAAAATATCCAATTTTGATTGATTCGTATCAACGAATTCTTTCATGCTTTGGAAGCACATATTTATCCGAAACATCATTTTCaagtatgaaaatgataaaatctcAATACAGGACACGTTTAACGGATGACCATCTTGGGGATTGCATGAGAATAGCAATAAGCTTATACgagccagaatttgaaataatcGCAAGTGAATTACAATGCCAAAAATCgcattaa